Proteins from a single region of Phycisphaeraceae bacterium D3-23:
- a CDS encoding TIGR04222 domain-containing membrane protein, whose product MTMFAMSVLDLPGPKFLMLYGGLLVLSLVLCVLVVVYGPRLDPPPIEVEEEGLDPYDAAYLAGGRARLAEAAVASLVQGGYVRVSLAKWLKAVQPLPDDAPQVERDVYAAAAARGQLKDMRDAVRGAANVIRFRLVEQRLLLSFGWRLAIKAIAGGVYLPVLALGIAKINVGLGRDRPILFLLILCLATVVLMFGPASAVRTSRAGARLLRSMRRATPSWDGRTKVGTGAEQAALACALFGASAVATGGLADMGLFLSPPSSSGGGSGCSDSGCGGGGGGGGCGGCGGCGG is encoded by the coding sequence ATGACGATGTTTGCGATGAGCGTGCTCGACCTGCCGGGCCCGAAGTTTCTGATGCTGTACGGCGGGCTTCTAGTGCTGTCGCTGGTCCTGTGCGTGTTGGTGGTCGTCTACGGGCCGCGTCTCGACCCGCCGCCGATCGAGGTGGAGGAGGAAGGGCTCGATCCCTACGACGCGGCGTACCTCGCGGGCGGCCGGGCCCGGCTGGCGGAGGCGGCGGTAGCGTCGCTGGTGCAGGGCGGGTATGTGCGGGTGTCGCTTGCGAAGTGGCTCAAGGCGGTTCAGCCGCTGCCCGACGATGCGCCGCAGGTCGAGCGCGATGTCTATGCGGCGGCGGCCGCGCGGGGGCAGCTCAAAGACATGCGCGACGCGGTGCGCGGCGCAGCCAATGTCATCCGTTTCCGACTCGTGGAGCAGCGTTTGCTGTTGTCGTTTGGTTGGCGGTTGGCGATCAAAGCCATCGCGGGCGGTGTGTACCTGCCGGTGCTGGCGTTGGGGATCGCGAAGATCAACGTCGGGCTGGGGCGGGATCGGCCGATCCTGTTTCTGCTGATCCTCTGCCTGGCGACCGTGGTGCTGATGTTCGGCCCGGCCAGCGCGGTCCGCACCTCACGGGCCGGTGCCAGGCTGCTGCGTTCAATGCGCCGGGCGACGCCGTCGTGGGACGGGCGGACGAAGGTCGGCACGGGTGCCGAGCAGGCGGCGCTCGCCTGCGCCTTGTTCGGCGCGTCGGCGGTGGCGACCGGCGGGCTCGCTGACATGGGCTTGTTCCTGAGCCCGCCCAGTTCGTCGGGCGGCGGCTCGGGCTGTTCGGACAGCGGGTGCGGCGGGGGTGGTGGCGGTGGCGGATGCGGCGGGTGTGGTGGGTGCGGTGGCTGA
- a CDS encoding rhomboid family intramembrane serine protease, whose translation MPDDEQPGDPTRRAGDVDDVDADALPTVHETPIVKWLLGINIVVYLIDQSLRVSLHTVYGSSTSGYFTYHGNFNIEQAMNQWQLWRLFTYQFLHGNLFHLVMNMMALYVFGPMMAKWWGARRFLVFYLLCGACGAWLMAMLTYAGLLSTAGGSAGWLVGASGSIFGLLVGVALVAPSLEVKLIFPPIWLTVRRLAFIFGAISLGGLLIDWNGGGNAAHLGGAFFGYVLIKRPWTLDWADRDAPKLEPPGDDGNDEA comes from the coding sequence ATGCCTGACGACGAACAACCCGGGGACCCCACACGCCGAGCGGGTGATGTCGACGATGTCGATGCCGACGCGCTGCCGACGGTGCATGAGACGCCGATCGTCAAGTGGCTGCTGGGGATCAACATCGTCGTGTACCTGATCGACCAGTCGCTCCGCGTGTCGCTGCACACGGTCTACGGCTCGTCCACGTCGGGCTACTTCACCTACCACGGCAACTTCAACATCGAGCAGGCGATGAACCAGTGGCAGCTCTGGCGGCTGTTCACCTACCAGTTCCTGCACGGGAACCTGTTCCACCTCGTGATGAACATGATGGCGCTCTACGTGTTCGGCCCGATGATGGCCAAGTGGTGGGGGGCTCGGCGGTTCCTCGTGTTCTATCTGTTGTGCGGCGCGTGCGGGGCGTGGCTCATGGCGATGCTGACCTACGCCGGGCTGCTCTCGACGGCCGGCGGCTCGGCGGGCTGGCTGGTCGGGGCGTCGGGGTCGATCTTCGGCCTGCTCGTCGGCGTCGCGCTCGTTGCACCGTCGCTCGAAGTCAAACTCATCTTCCCGCCGATCTGGCTGACCGTGCGCCGCCTCGCGTTCATCTTCGGCGCGATCTCGCTGGGCGGGCTGCTGATCGACTGGAACGGCGGGGGCAACGCCGCGCACCTGGGCGGCGCGTTCTTCGGGTATGTGCTGATCAAGCGCCCCTGGACCCTGGACTGGGCCGACCGCGATGCGCCCAAGCTCGAGCCGCCGGGCGACGACGGCAACGACGAAGCGTGA
- a CDS encoding rhomboid family intramembrane serine protease translates to MTWLLVLNLAIHIVNAIFATGTRVGQTPYFTLWGNFNVSQAIEGGQVWRLFTYQFLHADFFHLLFNMIGLYFFGPLLERWWGTRRFVVFYLLCGASGALLMLVLVYAGVIGKGAMLIGASGSIYGILIGAAVLYPKMRVMLLIPPIPMSLRTMALIFLGISLFSALAGSNDGGNAAHLGGAALGFLLVKKPGVLNFADRLSPQAIQDGYNQGRHERKVKNEQATREEIDRILAKVSEHGLHSLTKKEQKILKQDTERLRKN, encoded by the coding sequence GTGACCTGGCTGCTCGTGCTGAACCTCGCGATCCACATCGTCAACGCGATCTTCGCGACCGGGACGCGCGTGGGACAGACGCCGTACTTCACGCTCTGGGGCAACTTCAACGTCAGCCAGGCCATCGAGGGCGGTCAGGTCTGGCGGCTGTTCACGTACCAGTTCCTGCACGCTGATTTTTTCCACCTGCTGTTCAACATGATCGGGCTGTACTTCTTTGGCCCGCTGCTGGAACGCTGGTGGGGCACGCGGCGGTTCGTGGTGTTCTACCTGCTGTGCGGCGCGAGCGGGGCGCTCTTGATGCTCGTACTCGTCTACGCCGGCGTCATCGGCAAGGGCGCGATGCTCATCGGCGCGTCGGGCTCGATCTACGGCATCCTCATCGGCGCGGCGGTGCTCTACCCCAAGATGCGTGTCATGCTGCTCATCCCGCCGATCCCCATGTCGCTGCGCACCATGGCGCTGATCTTCCTGGGCATCTCGCTCTTCTCCGCGCTCGCCGGCTCGAACGACGGCGGCAACGCGGCCCACCTCGGCGGCGCGGCGCTCGGCTTTCTCTTGGTCAAAAAGCCCGGCGTCCTCAACTTCGCCGACCGACTGAGCCCGCAGGCGATCCAGGACGGCTACAACCAGGGCCGACACGAACGCAAGGTCAAAAACGAGCAGGCCACCCGCGAAGAGATCGACCGCATCCTCGCCAAGGTCTCCGAGCACGGCCTGCACTCGCTGACCAAAAAAGAGCAGAAGATCCTCAAGCAGGACACCGAGCGGCTGCGGAAGAACTAA
- a CDS encoding tRNA guanosine(34) transglycosylase Tgt, translated as MPALTYERLQQDTESHARLGRVTTLHGAFETPAFMPVGTQGTVKGLTPDQVRATGAQIILGNTYHLLLRPGSELVAQMGGLQDWTRWGGPMLTDSGGFQVFSLAGINDITEDGVRFKSHLDGTMIDLTPERSMQVQHELGADIMMAFDDCPPAQHPPAHRFLPKSDRERQDGIPPALDDRAYAARIKLANERTLRWLDRCVAYHKQSGRDAFQSLFPIVQGGTDLDQRDWCVERIAQHDAPGYAIGGVAVGEGPGEIRRVVEHTAPKLPGDRPRYLMGVGYERDIVAAVRAGVDMFDCVLPTRNGRRGVAFTPTGPLRLKNASFREDPRPIQEGCDCVCCRGQGAEGPWGQVGGSHLAPGPLDPSAPSHFSRSYLRHLFHAGEQLGPALVSLHNLRHFQRLLLDIRRAIRDNAWSFLARDWPVAFDAIP; from the coding sequence ATGCCCGCACTGACCTACGAGCGACTCCAGCAAGACACCGAGTCCCACGCCCGGCTTGGGCGGGTGACGACGCTGCATGGGGCGTTCGAGACGCCGGCGTTTATGCCGGTCGGGACGCAGGGGACGGTTAAGGGGCTGACCCCCGATCAGGTGCGCGCGACTGGGGCACAGATCATCCTGGGCAACACGTACCACCTGCTGCTTCGGCCGGGCAGTGAACTCGTTGCGCAGATGGGCGGGCTGCAGGACTGGACCCGGTGGGGCGGGCCGATGCTCACGGACTCGGGCGGGTTCCAGGTTTTTTCGCTCGCGGGGATCAACGACATCACCGAGGACGGCGTGCGGTTCAAGAGCCACCTGGACGGCACGATGATCGACCTGACGCCCGAGCGGTCGATGCAGGTGCAGCACGAGCTGGGCGCGGACATCATGATGGCGTTTGACGATTGCCCGCCGGCGCAGCACCCGCCGGCGCATCGGTTCTTGCCGAAATCGGACCGCGAACGGCAGGACGGGATCCCACCCGCCCTCGACGACCGCGCGTACGCCGCGCGTATCAAGCTCGCCAACGAGCGGACCCTGCGCTGGCTCGACCGTTGCGTGGCGTATCACAAGCAGTCCGGGCGCGATGCGTTTCAGTCGCTGTTCCCCATCGTGCAGGGCGGGACGGACCTCGATCAGCGCGACTGGTGCGTCGAGCGGATCGCCCAGCACGACGCCCCGGGCTACGCGATCGGTGGGGTCGCGGTGGGGGAGGGGCCGGGCGAGATCCGCCGGGTCGTGGAGCACACGGCCCCGAAGCTGCCGGGCGATCGGCCGCGCTACCTGATGGGGGTGGGCTACGAGCGGGATATCGTCGCCGCCGTCCGGGCCGGGGTCGATATGTTCGATTGCGTCCTGCCCACGCGCAACGGCCGGCGGGGCGTCGCGTTCACCCCGACGGGCCCGCTGCGGCTGAAGAACGCCAGTTTCCGGGAGGACCCCAGGCCGATCCAGGAAGGGTGTGATTGTGTCTGTTGTAGGGGCCAAGGGGCCGAGGGGCCATGGGGCCAAGTGGGGGGCAGTCACTTGGCCCCTGGGCCCCTTGACCCCTCGGCCCCTTCCCACTTCTCCCGCTCCTACCTCCGTCACCTGTTCCACGCCGGGGAGCAGCTCGGGCCGGCCCTGGTGAGTCTCCATAACCTCCGGCACTTCCAACGGCTGCTGTTGGACATCCGGCGGGCGATCAGGGACAATGCTTGGTCTTTCCTCGCTCGGGATTGGCCGGTCGCGTTTGACGCGATCCCGTAG
- the yajC gene encoding preprotein translocase subunit YajC — MNVDLFTLTLAQVGDELDGAPAGNSSATDGAPVEGQPAGDGETPPPKKQGLFGGSMFWVIMLGMIVLWIFLLGGGSRKQKKRQAEMLAGMTKGAKVVTIGGIKGSVVEVRDDEVLVKVDESANTRLRFSRDAIRSVTDGSSTS; from the coding sequence ATGAATGTTGACCTTTTTACGCTCACGCTCGCTCAGGTTGGTGACGAGCTAGACGGCGCTCCCGCCGGCAATAGTAGTGCCACCGACGGCGCACCTGTTGAGGGCCAGCCCGCCGGCGACGGCGAAACGCCGCCCCCCAAGAAGCAAGGACTCTTCGGCGGCTCGATGTTCTGGGTCATCATGCTTGGCATGATCGTCCTGTGGATCTTCCTCCTCGGCGGCGGCTCGCGCAAGCAGAAGAAACGACAGGCCGAGATGCTCGCCGGCATGACCAAGGGCGCTAAGGTCGTCACCATCGGCGGGATCAAGGGCTCGGTCGTCGAGGTCCGCGACGACGAGGTCCTGGTCAAGGTCGACGAGTCCGCCAACACCCGCCTCCGCTTCTCACGCGACGCGATCCGCTCGGTCACCGACGGCTCGTCCACGAGCTAA
- the secD gene encoding protein translocase subunit SecD produces the protein MALLFTIIFFALLGGALVLYVMNQHWWKVSLIAGVLFGAVAMLWVPGVYAPGERLKGGIDLVGGTTLVYDVSVPEGQLPGDVIDRTIEVLADRVDPTGTRNLVWRRIAGQRIEVQMALATQNVRDARAAAERAEKELLVGNLTRGALDSALRADDRDAQLATLAGESDDLRKQLDELARLFDSQQRLEQAYVDAQALWAQVPPEVRDENQNVLRAMEDAESIFLNAQDNFVKQENALLRSFAFNIVQFEMLKDLPIVELTEEQVEAGELAPREQRLSELKDSYPNHAERLQTAYDQLLAYEDVKGPMDDPQDLIALLQGSGVLEFRIAADPDENYRNAITQLDTEGPRAGIEETVRWFEIDDLTKYVDEEEQREEINTWLRDSLSADTEVASAARESVTAFFGPYRDVVARPYAGRLYVLLHNADGLAMTRADEWGVQRVQQTPDELGRPSVLFFLDGRGAGFMQQMTQSNVGEPMAVLLDNMVLTTPRINQSLSSTITITGDFSPEEVRYLIQTMQAGALEGQLSELPVGQKTTGPQLGEDNLKAGIQAALIALIAVAIFMVLYYFFGGFVANFALAVNMVLILGIMAMIQSTFTLPGIAGMVLTIGMAVDANVLIFERIREELKAGANLEVAVRQGYGKVLSTILDANITTLITCVILGYTATSEVKGFAVVLGIGILATLFTALFCTKTIIDLYVRFGKAKSLHMLPLTVPAIDRLLHPKVNWIKLSKLLVPLSLILLVLGLAEAVGRGADMLDIEFRSGTQVGFEFKPTGEENAAGDPILETLEIGEVRERIELYGVVAEAIQEGEGQDAVSAELARIKELTGSDQSETVLFQQVAGTVAQSVTDFNNRTNKYYSDIAARIDLPGQGEAMAAVVRSVLTEGTQADVADELKTIVDGLDEPQSADDYYAQVAEAAQDIAQDLSAPEALGDYANFDGDNLVTTGEQDGAGYSVSMLITDNSAVTALLKVAFADVLETTQVVSYDGAGLSAQESPQYVQAVTNNSLTRVFDGAYRVASEHDDVTDFRGGVAIVIDGMSPAQSVEQVTDRLTRTRRQPPHDQLGARTVEVLPLNRSAQGGSDADGNLLYESVVVLVKDDHTNYDTSIADFNNAEGLAATEMKLIDQALQRDSSFSDVTVFNSQVSGTMKQTAMVAMLLSLLAVVVYIWVRFGSFRYGLAAIVALIHDVSITLGLIALAGWAYGKMGEDSGISNLLMLEPFKVNLAIVAALLTIVGYSLNDTIVVFDRIRENRGRLSRATPEIINDSINQTVSRTVMTSMTTFLAVIVLYVLGGPGVHGFAFAMVIGVFVGTYSSIAIASPILTIGTKGQGPSGGPMERLPVTPEVDEGPDIVSEPAAV, from the coding sequence ATGGCCCTGCTCTTTACCATTATCTTCTTCGCGTTGCTCGGCGGCGCGCTTGTGCTCTACGTCATGAACCAGCACTGGTGGAAGGTCTCGCTGATCGCCGGCGTGCTCTTCGGCGCTGTCGCCATGCTCTGGGTCCCCGGTGTGTACGCACCCGGTGAACGGCTCAAGGGCGGCATCGACCTGGTCGGCGGCACGACGCTGGTCTACGACGTGTCGGTCCCCGAGGGCCAGCTGCCCGGCGACGTGATCGACCGGACGATCGAGGTCCTGGCCGACCGCGTCGACCCGACGGGCACGCGGAACCTGGTCTGGCGTCGGATCGCGGGCCAGCGCATCGAGGTGCAGATGGCACTGGCGACGCAGAACGTGCGCGATGCGCGTGCGGCCGCAGAACGCGCGGAAAAGGAGCTGCTCGTAGGCAACCTGACACGCGGCGCGCTCGACAGCGCACTGCGGGCCGACGACCGCGATGCGCAGCTCGCCACACTGGCCGGGGAAAGCGACGACCTGCGCAAACAGCTCGACGAGTTGGCCCGCCTGTTTGATTCGCAGCAGCGGCTTGAGCAGGCGTACGTCGATGCCCAGGCGCTTTGGGCCCAGGTGCCGCCCGAGGTCCGTGACGAGAACCAGAACGTGCTACGCGCGATGGAAGATGCCGAGAGCATTTTCCTGAACGCTCAGGACAATTTTGTAAAGCAGGAGAACGCGCTCTTGCGTTCGTTCGCGTTCAACATCGTGCAGTTCGAGATGCTCAAGGACCTGCCCATCGTCGAGCTGACCGAAGAGCAGGTCGAGGCCGGCGAGCTCGCGCCGCGTGAGCAGCGGCTGAGCGAGCTCAAAGATAGCTACCCCAACCACGCCGAGCGTCTGCAGACGGCGTACGACCAGCTGTTAGCGTATGAAGACGTCAAGGGCCCGATGGACGACCCGCAGGACCTGATCGCGCTGCTGCAGGGCTCGGGTGTGCTCGAGTTCCGCATCGCCGCCGACCCGGACGAGAACTACCGCAACGCGATCACGCAGCTCGACACCGAGGGCCCACGTGCCGGCATCGAAGAGACGGTGCGATGGTTCGAGATCGACGACCTGACCAAGTATGTCGACGAAGAAGAGCAGCGCGAAGAGATCAACACCTGGCTGCGCGACTCGCTCTCCGCCGATACCGAGGTCGCCTCGGCCGCGCGCGAATCGGTCACCGCGTTCTTCGGCCCGTACCGAGATGTCGTGGCTCGTCCCTACGCCGGCCGGCTGTATGTGCTGCTGCACAACGCCGATGGGCTGGCGATGACCCGCGCCGACGAGTGGGGCGTGCAGCGCGTCCAGCAGACGCCCGACGAATTGGGCCGTCCGTCCGTACTGTTCTTCCTGGACGGCCGGGGCGCGGGCTTCATGCAGCAGATGACGCAGAGCAACGTCGGCGAGCCGATGGCGGTGCTGCTGGACAACATGGTCCTCACGACGCCGCGCATCAACCAGTCGCTGAGCAGCACGATCACGATCACGGGCGACTTCTCGCCCGAAGAGGTCCGCTACCTGATCCAGACCATGCAGGCCGGTGCGCTGGAGGGCCAGCTCTCCGAGTTGCCGGTGGGCCAGAAGACGACGGGCCCGCAGCTCGGTGAGGACAACCTCAAGGCGGGTATCCAGGCGGCGCTGATCGCGCTCATCGCGGTCGCCATCTTCATGGTGCTCTACTACTTCTTCGGCGGCTTCGTCGCGAACTTCGCGCTGGCCGTCAACATGGTGCTGATCCTGGGCATTATGGCGATGATCCAGTCGACATTCACGCTCCCCGGCATCGCGGGCATGGTGCTCACGATCGGTATGGCGGTCGATGCGAACGTGCTGATTTTCGAGCGCATCCGCGAGGAGCTCAAGGCCGGTGCCAACCTCGAGGTCGCCGTGCGGCAGGGCTACGGCAAGGTGCTCTCGACGATCCTCGACGCCAACATCACCACGCTCATCACCTGTGTCATCCTCGGCTACACCGCAACGAGTGAAGTCAAGGGCTTCGCCGTCGTGCTGGGCATCGGCATCCTCGCGACGCTGTTCACCGCACTGTTCTGCACCAAGACGATCATCGACCTCTACGTCCGCTTCGGCAAGGCCAAGTCGCTGCACATGCTGCCGCTGACCGTGCCCGCGATCGACCGGCTGCTGCACCCCAAGGTCAACTGGATCAAGCTGAGCAAGCTGCTCGTGCCGCTGAGTCTGATCCTGCTGGTGCTGGGTCTGGCCGAGGCGGTGGGCCGGGGCGCGGACATGCTCGACATCGAGTTCCGCTCGGGCACGCAGGTCGGCTTCGAGTTCAAGCCGACCGGCGAGGAGAACGCCGCGGGCGACCCGATCCTCGAAACCCTCGAGATCGGCGAGGTCCGCGAGCGGATCGAGCTGTACGGCGTCGTCGCCGAGGCGATCCAGGAAGGCGAAGGCCAGGACGCCGTGTCTGCCGAGTTGGCCCGGATCAAAGAGCTTACGGGCAGCGACCAGTCTGAAACCGTGCTCTTTCAGCAGGTCGCGGGCACCGTCGCGCAGTCCGTGACCGATTTCAACAACCGCACGAACAAGTACTACAGCGACATCGCGGCGCGGATCGACCTGCCCGGCCAGGGCGAGGCGATGGCGGCCGTCGTGCGAAGCGTCCTGACCGAGGGCACGCAAGCGGATGTCGCCGATGAGCTCAAGACGATTGTCGATGGGCTCGACGAGCCGCAGTCGGCGGACGACTACTATGCGCAGGTCGCCGAGGCCGCGCAGGACATCGCCCAAGACCTTTCCGCCCCCGAGGCGCTGGGCGACTACGCCAACTTCGACGGCGACAACCTCGTCACCACCGGCGAGCAGGACGGCGCGGGCTACAGCGTGTCGATGCTCATCACCGACAACAGCGCGGTGACAGCCCTGCTCAAGGTCGCCTTTGCCGACGTGCTCGAAACGACGCAGGTCGTGTCCTACGACGGGGCGGGCCTCTCCGCGCAGGAATCACCGCAGTACGTCCAGGCGGTCACGAACAACTCGCTGACCCGTGTCTTCGACGGCGCGTACCGCGTCGCCTCGGAGCACGACGACGTCACCGACTTCCGCGGCGGCGTAGCGATCGTCATCGACGGCATGAGCCCGGCGCAGAGCGTCGAGCAGGTCACCGACCGCCTCACCCGCACCCGACGCCAGCCCCCGCACGACCAGCTCGGAGCGCGGACGGTCGAGGTCCTCCCGCTCAATCGCTCTGCGCAGGGCGGCTCGGACGCGGACGGCAACCTGCTCTATGAGTCGGTCGTCGTGCTGGTGAAGGACGACCACACCAACTACGACACGAGCATCGCGGACTTCAACAATGCCGAGGGGCTCGCCGCGACGGAGATGAAGCTGATCGACCAGGCGTTGCAACGCGACTCGAGCTTCAGCGACGTCACGGTGTTCAACAGCCAGGTCTCGGGCACGATGAAGCAGACCGCGATGGTCGCGATGCTGCTGTCGCTGCTCGCGGTCGTCGTCTACATCTGGGTCCGGTTCGGCAGCTTCCGCTACGGGCTCGCGGCGATCGTCGCGCTGATCCACGACGTCTCGATCACGCTTGGGCTGATCGCGCTGGCGGGCTGGGCCTACGGCAAGATGGGCGAGGACTCGGGCATCTCCAACCTGCTGATGCTCGAGCCCTTCAAGGTCAACCTCGCGATCGTCGCGGCGCTCCTGACGATCGTCGGCTACTCGCTCAACGACACGATTGTCGTGTTCGACCGCATCCGCGAGAACCGGGGCCGGCTCAGCCGGGCGACGCCGGAGATCATCAACGACTCGATCAACCAGACGGTGAGCCGGACGGTGATGACGTCGATGACGACGTTCCTCGCGGTGATCGTGCTGTACGTGCTGGGTGGGCCGGGCGTGCACGGCTTCGCGTTCGCGATGGTGATCGGCGTGTTCGTCGGGACCTACTCCTCGATCGCGATCGCCAGCCCGATCCTCACGATCGGCACGAAGGGCCAGGGCCCGTCGGGCGGTCCGATGGAGCGCCTGCCCGTGACGCCGGAGGTCGATGAAGGCCCCGACATCGTGAGCGAGCCGGCGGCGGTGTAG
- a CDS encoding class I SAM-dependent methyltransferase: protein MPISLAISADPPYEKRLLERANDLASRLGLPVCKLGEASGGMRLVVTSRRLELRVEQGELAGGNAVYADLSKLDTTSPAGRSLNNPLYKAVGIKKGDAHRPHVLDCTAGLGEDAWLLAANGCAVDALERQPIIAMLLEDALERAARIHPGIAGRITLHHADAATWTGCLSNPSDSQNQAETALPDAIVLDPMFPQGRKAAERKPMRVLRMLAGDDDDADALLGAALATGVHRVAVKRPLHAPPLDARRAPDVVHKGKAVRFDVYIQ, encoded by the coding sequence ATGCCCATATCCCTCGCGATCTCTGCCGACCCACCCTATGAAAAGCGGCTGCTCGAACGCGCCAACGATCTCGCGTCGCGGCTCGGGCTGCCGGTGTGCAAGCTCGGCGAAGCCAGTGGCGGCATGCGGCTGGTCGTGACGTCTAGGCGATTGGAGCTGCGCGTCGAGCAGGGCGAGCTCGCGGGCGGGAACGCGGTCTATGCCGACCTGTCGAAGCTGGACACGACGTCACCCGCCGGGCGGTCGCTCAATAACCCACTGTACAAGGCAGTCGGGATCAAGAAAGGCGACGCCCACCGCCCCCACGTGCTCGATTGCACGGCCGGGCTTGGGGAAGATGCCTGGCTGCTCGCGGCGAACGGGTGCGCCGTCGATGCGCTTGAGCGGCAGCCGATCATCGCGATGTTGTTGGAAGATGCGCTAGAGCGCGCGGCACGCATACACCCCGGGATCGCGGGACGGATCACGCTGCATCACGCGGATGCGGCCACCTGGACGGGCTGCCTAAGCAACCCGTCCGACTCACAAAATCAGGCTGAAACAGCGCTCCCCGACGCGATCGTGCTCGACCCGATGTTCCCGCAGGGACGCAAGGCCGCCGAGCGCAAGCCCATGCGTGTGCTGCGCATGCTCGCAGGGGACGACGACGACGCGGACGCGCTGCTCGGGGCCGCGCTCGCCACCGGCGTCCACCGCGTCGCGGTCAAGCGGCCGCTGCACGCCCCGCCGTTGGATGCGCGCAGAGCGCCCGACGTCGTGCACAAGGGCAAGGCGGTGCGGTTTGATGTGTATATCCAGTAA
- a CDS encoding MBL fold metallo-hydrolase: MLPKEPARRPQLGFLYAPPYRIQGVSIAGEATAIQVPELDLGFDIGECPRALLSSNIVALSHGHMDHIAALIYYFSQRNFQGMGVGTVVCHPDLEQPIRGLMDALVGIERQRTPYEVVTLQPEQQMPLKGNVVLRAFSTVHTVPSLGYACVELRSKLRPDLVGMPQEQLVKLKDKGEEITETHEIPLVTYMGDTLWGKHFERPEVLDAKVLITECTFIEPGHRKRAAIGKHLHLDDIVRLLEMCNCESVILTHLSRRTNLSEVRKVLDVAIPAKHRDRVHVLMDTRANRARYEQQLADAAANV; encoded by the coding sequence ATGCTCCCCAAAGAACCCGCACGCCGGCCCCAGCTCGGCTTCCTCTACGCGCCCCCCTACCGCATCCAGGGCGTCTCCATCGCCGGCGAAGCCACCGCCATCCAGGTCCCCGAACTCGACCTGGGCTTCGACATCGGCGAGTGCCCCCGCGCGCTGCTGTCCTCCAACATCGTCGCCCTCTCGCACGGCCACATGGACCATATCGCCGCGCTCATCTACTACTTCTCCCAGCGCAACTTCCAGGGCATGGGCGTGGGCACCGTCGTCTGCCACCCCGACCTCGAACAACCTATCCGCGGGCTCATGGATGCGCTCGTCGGCATCGAACGCCAGCGCACCCCGTACGAAGTCGTCACGCTCCAGCCCGAGCAGCAGATGCCGCTCAAGGGCAACGTCGTCCTCCGCGCGTTCAGCACGGTCCACACCGTCCCGTCGCTGGGCTACGCCTGCGTCGAGCTGCGCAGCAAGCTCCGCCCCGATCTGGTCGGCATGCCGCAGGAACAGCTCGTCAAGCTCAAGGACAAGGGCGAAGAGATCACCGAGACCCACGAGATCCCGCTCGTCACCTACATGGGCGACACGTTGTGGGGCAAGCACTTTGAACGGCCCGAGGTGCTCGACGCCAAGGTGCTCATCACCGAGTGCACCTTCATCGAGCCCGGCCACCGCAAGCGCGCGGCGATCGGCAAACACCTGCACCTGGACGACATCGTCCGCCTGCTGGAGATGTGCAACTGCGAGTCCGTGATCCTGACGCACCTGTCGCGGCGGACGAACCTGAGCGAGGTGCGCAAAGTCCTGGATGTCGCGATCCCCGCGAAGCACCGCGACCGCGTGCATGTCTTGATGGACACACGCGCCAACCGCGCCCGCTACGAGCAGCAGCTCGCCGACGCCGCGGCGAACGTGTAG
- a CDS encoding BtpA/SgcQ family protein has protein sequence MTTGPNSMPPLCPAWSGVRCPVIGMVHLRALPGSPGFGGSLSDVMDAALRDAALLEQGGVDGLMVENFGDVPFFKGRVPAETVAAVTRVAGAVRDAVSLPIGINVLRNDAMSALAVAAAVDASFVRVNVLSGTAVTDQGVIEGAAAEVMRYRAALGASHIKVLADVRVKHAAALVERPLQDEVEELVHRAGADAVVVSGSGTGKPTDVGLLAEVARYASGRPVFVGSGVTCASAPSLMQHAGGLIVGTGVKVEGDVAKPVDPGRVRALMQVARETEGAAL, from the coding sequence ATGACGACTGGCCCCAACTCGATGCCGCCGCTCTGCCCCGCGTGGTCGGGGGTGCGCTGCCCGGTGATCGGGATGGTACACCTGCGCGCGTTGCCCGGGTCGCCGGGCTTTGGCGGTTCGTTGAGCGATGTGATGGATGCCGCGCTGCGCGATGCGGCGCTCCTGGAGCAGGGCGGGGTCGATGGGCTGATGGTCGAGAACTTCGGCGACGTACCGTTCTTCAAGGGGCGCGTCCCGGCCGAGACGGTCGCGGCGGTGACGCGCGTCGCCGGCGCGGTGCGCGACGCGGTGTCGCTGCCGATCGGGATCAACGTGCTACGCAACGATGCGATGTCGGCGCTCGCCGTGGCGGCGGCGGTCGACGCGTCGTTCGTGCGGGTGAATGTCTTGAGCGGTACGGCCGTGACCGACCAGGGGGTCATCGAAGGCGCGGCGGCGGAGGTGATGCGCTACCGCGCGGCACTAGGCGCCAGCCACATCAAGGTGCTCGCGGACGTGCGTGTCAAGCACGCGGCCGCACTGGTCGAGCGCCCGCTGCAGGACGAGGTCGAAGAGTTGGTCCACCGCGCCGGCGCGGACGCCGTGGTCGTCTCGGGCAGCGGCACGGGTAAGCCCACGGACGTGGGGCTGCTCGCGGAGGTCGCACGTTACGCCTCGGGCCGGCCTGTCTTCGTCGGCAGCGGCGTGACATGCGCATCCGCGCCGTCGCTGATGCAGCACGCCGGCGGGCTGATCGTCGGCACAGGTGTCAAGGTCGAGGGCGATGTCGCCAAACCCGTCGATCCCGGGCGAGTCCGGGCCCTGATGCAGGTCGCCCGCGAAACCGAGGGCGCCGCGCTATGA